One part of the Rhodospirillaceae bacterium genome encodes these proteins:
- a CDS encoding NAD(P) transhydrogenase subunit alpha has protein sequence NAISSVIIVGGLLAAGPMDMGFSKVMGFMAVTLASVNIFGGFIVTNRVLAMFKKKK, from the coding sequence AATGCCATTTCATCGGTGATCATCGTCGGCGGATTGCTGGCTGCGGGACCTATGGATATGGGTTTTTCAAAAGTCATGGGCTTTATGGCCGTGACCCTTGCATCAGTTAACATCTTCGGTGGCTTCATCGTCACCAATCGGGTGTTGGCCATGTTCAAGAAAAAGAAATAG